The following coding sequences lie in one Hippopotamus amphibius kiboko isolate mHipAmp2 chromosome 7, mHipAmp2.hap2, whole genome shotgun sequence genomic window:
- the NTS gene encoding neurotensin/neuromedin N, producing the protein MMAGMKIQLVCMILLAFSSWGLCSDSEEEMKALEADLLTNMHTSKISKASVPSWKMSLLNVCSLINNLNSQAEETGEFHEEELITRRKFPTALDGFSLEAMLTIYQLRKICRSRAFQHWELIQEDILDTGNDKNEKEEVIKRKIPYILKRQLYENKPRRPYILKRGSYYY; encoded by the exons ATGATGGCAGGAATGAAAATCCAGCTGGTGTGCATGATCCTCCTGGCTTTCAGCTCCTGGGGTCTGTGCTCAG attcagaagaggaaatgaaagcgTTAGAAGCAGATTTATTGACCAATATGCATACATCAAag ATCAGTAAAGCAAGTGTTCCCTCTTGGAAAATGAGCCTGCTGAATGTTTGCAGTCTTATAAATAACCTGAACAGCCAAGCTGAGGAAACAGGAGAGTTTCATGAGGAGGAGCTTATTACAAGAAGGAAATTTCCCACTGCCTTAGATGGCTTTAGCTTGGAAGCAATGTTGACAATATACCAGCTCCGAAAAATCTGTCGCAGCAGGGCCTTTCAACACTGGGag TTGATTCAAGAAGATATTCTTGATACtggaaatgacaaaaatgaaaaggaagaagttataaagagaaaaattcctTACATTCTGAAGCGGCAGCTGTATGAAAATAAACCCAGAAGACCTTACATACTCAAAAGAGGCTCTTACTACTACTGA